In Symbiobacterium terraclitae, the sequence TGGACGTGCTCCGCTCGCTCAAGGACGGGCTCGACCAGCACCCCTCCATCACGCCCCAGGAGCGGGAGCGCCTGCTCTCCCTGATCGCCGTCGCCCGGCAGGAGTACGACGAGATCGCCAAGCGGGAGGTGCAGAAGGCCTTCATCTACTCCTACGAGGAGTCGGCCCGCAACCTCCTCAACAACTACCTGGACAACGTCGAGGCCTACTGCAACAGCCACCAGATCCGGGACCCGCTCACCGACGAGCTGCGCGACCCCGACGAGCGGCTGATGCGGTCCATCGAGGAGCAGATCGGCGTCTCGGACAACGCCAAGAAGGCGTTCCGCGAGGAGATCATGATCCGCCTCTCCACCTATGCCCGCCGGGGCCTCACCTTCGACTACACCTCCCATGAGCGGCTGCGGGAGGCCATTGAAAAGAAGCTGTTCGCCGACCTGAAGGACGTGGTGCGGATCACCACCACCACCCGCACGCCGGACGCGGACCAGCAGCGCAGGATGGACGAGGTGGTCGACCGGCTGATCCAGGAGCACGGCTACTGCGCCTCCTGCGCCAACGAACTCCTGCGCTACGTCGGCTCGCTGCTCAGCCGCTGACGAGGGGGGAACCCCATGAACGAGACGCGCTTCCGCATCTACCGCGAGGACTGGTCGCTGCACCGGCAGGGGCAGATGGACCAGGAGCGCCACATGGAGCGCATCCGGGAGGCAATCCGGGCCAACCTGGCGGAGGTCGTGAGCGACGAGTCGCTCATCGCCAGCGACGGCCAGAAGGTGGTGCGGCTTCCGATCAAGGCGCTGAAGGAGTACCGCTTCCGGCTGGACTGGCAGAAGCAGAACCGGGTGGGCGAGGGCGGCGGCGCCGTCCGGGAAGGCGATGCGCTGGGCACAGCCTCCGGCGCCGCCGGGCAAGGGGCCGGCGACGGCCCGCCCGGCGAGGAGGTCGGCGAGGAGTGGTTCGAGACCGGGTTCACGGTGGAGGACCTGGATGAGATCCTCTTCGCGGACCTCGCCCTCCCCCACCTCGAGCCGAAGCGGCAGCCCGACCTGACCGCCGAGAGCCACGAGTGGCGCGACGTGCGGCCTCAGGGGCTCCAGTCCAACATCGACAAGAAGCGCACGCTGATGGAGGCGATCAAGCGGAACCGGCTGGCGGGCCGGCCGGCGCTGGCGGGGATCAGCCGCAAGGACCTGCGTTTCAGGACCTGGGACGTGGCCCGCACCCCGCAGGCCAGCGCCGTGCTGATCTTCATGATGGACACGTCGGGCTCGATGGGCCCGGCCGAGAAGTACGTGGCCCGCAGCCTCTGCTTCTGGATGGTCCGCTTCCTCCGCACCCGCTACGAGAACGTGCGCCTGCACTTCATCGCCCACACCACCGAGGCCAGGGAGGTCTCGGAGGAGGCCTTCTTCACCAAGGGCGAGGCCGGCGGCACCCGCTGTTCCTCGGCGTACGAGTACGCCCTGCAGCTGATCGACCGGCAGTACCCGCCCGACCTGTTCAACCTCTACGCCTTCCACTTCTCTGACGGCGACAACCTGCTCTCGGACAACCCCCGCGCGATCGCCCTGATGCGCCAGCTGCTGGAGCGGTGCAGCCTGGTGGGCTACGGGCAGATCGAGACGCAGCCCCAGTACCTGGCCATGCCGTACTACCAGCCCAACACCCTGCTCTCGCTCTTCCAGCAGGAGATCGACCATCCCCGGTTCGTCACGGCGCAGATCCGCGACCGGTCCGAGGTCTACGCGGCGCTGCGGGCCTTCTTCCACCCCGGGCACCGCGAGAAGGGGGCTGGCTAGCATGGCCGTCGTGCGCAGACAGCCGGTCAGCGACCAGGACCTGGAGCGGCTCGCCCGGGCGATCGAGGAGATCGTGGGGCACGCCCGGGCCATGGGGCTGGACTTCTTCGAGATGCGCTACGAGATCTGCCCGCCCGACGTGCTCTACACCTTCGGCGCCTACGGTATGCCGACGCGCTTCTCGCACTGGTCCTTCGGCAAGGCCTATCACCTGCTGAAGAGCCAGGCCGACCTGGGCATCACCCGGATCTACGAGCTGGTGATCAACGCCGACCCGTGCCACGCATTCCTGCTGGAGTCCAACAGCCTGCTGGAGAACATGATGGTGGCCGCCCACGTGCTGGCCCACGCCGACTTCTTCAAGAACAACTGGCGCTTCCGGGAGACCAACCGGCAGATGATCCACGCGATGAGCGCCTTTGCGGAGCGCGTGCGCCAGTACGAGCGGCGGGTGGGCCGGGAGCGGGTGGAGCGCTTCCTGGACGCCGGCCTGGCGGTGGCCGAACAGGTGGACCCGTTCCCGTCGACCCGTCCCGACCCGCGGCGGGACCTGCCCCGCTTCCTGCTGGACCATGCATCCGGACTGGAGGAGTGGCAGCGGGACATCCTGTCCAGCCTGCGGGAGGAGGCCCTCTACTTCCGCCCGCAGATGGAGACGAAGATCCTCAACGAGGGCTGGGCGTCGCTCTGGCACGCCCGCATCATGCGGCACCTGGACCTGACGCCGGCCGAGTCGCTGGAGTTCGCCCGCCTCCATGCCGCCGTACTCGCCCCACACCCGTTCCAGCTGAACCCCTACCGGCTGGGCTACCACCTGCTGGAGTCCATCGAGGCCCGGTACGGGCGGGATGCGCTCTTCGAGGCCCGCACGGTGGAGACGGACCTCTCGCTGGTGCGCAACCACCTCACCCCCGAACTGTGCGAGGAGCTCGGCCTCTACGTGTACGCCAAGCAGGGGGGCCGGTGGCAGGTGCAGGATACGGGCTGGGAGGCGGTGCGGGACGCGCTCGTGCGGCAGCTGGAGAACTGCGGCCTGCCCTACATCTACGCCGAGGACGACAACTACCAGCGCCGGGGCGAGCTGTACCTGCGCCACGGCTACGACGGGGTCGAACTGGACGTCACCCACCTGCACCAGGCGCTCCGGCACGTCCACCACATCTGGGGGCGACCGGTGCACCTGGAGACGGTCTGCGACGGCCGGCGGACGCTCTACACGTGCGACGGGGAGAACGTGGAGAGCCGGGCGCTCTGAGCGGCGCCCGGCTCCAAGCTTTCGCTATGCGGTGTCCCGGAGGGCAACGGGGATGCGCCGCATCGCCGCCGCCACCAGCTCGTCCGGCGAGGCGATGCCCTCGGCCGAGCTGGCGGAGGCCAGCGAGAAGAGCAGGTCGAACCCGCTCACGCTGGCCCACTGGCCGAGGCTGAGGGCCAGCCGCATCGTCGCGTCGCGGGCGGCATCCCGGTCTGCCGCGGGAAGCAGGGCGAGGAACTGGCTCTCGGACCAGCGGAAGGCCAGGTCGGGCATCGGCGCCGTCCGGGCGAGCGCCTGCGCCACCGCCACGTCCGCGGCCACCCGGTCGGCGGTGGCCAGGAAGTCGCGCCCCTCCACCTCCAGCCACACCACCGCGAGTCCGGGGGCAGGCGTCGTCCCGAGCAGCTCGGCGGCCCGCTGGCGGAAGGCGCTCTGCGTGGGGAGCCCGGTGACCCGGTCCCGCTCGAGCACCCGCTTCGCCACCTCGGGGCGCCCGGCGACCGTGCCGCTCCGGCCGGTCCGGATCGACCGCCTTCGCTCCTCGGCATCCCGGAGCCGGCGGATGAGGTCGGAGCGCGACGACGTGCCGGTCTTCCGGAGGATGTGGCGGATGTGGGTCTTCACCGTGTTGACGGTGACGTAGAGCCGGCGCGCCACCTCACGGGATGGCAGGCCCGACAGCGCCAGTTGGGCGACCTCCAGTTCACGGCGGCTCAGGAGGCCCATCAGGTGGTGTGCCACCACCTCCGGGGCAACCGCCGTGCCCACTTGCAACCGCACGGCCGCGGTGTCCAGCTGCTCCTGCATGGCCAGGCTCACAGGCGCCACTCCTCCCTCCGTCCGGAGCTGCATCCCTGCGCGGGGCGGGGGCAGTCCAGATGTATGTTATCTGAACATGCTGTGATTTCAGTCTATTGTATCACCCATTCTACCGTATCATCGGGGTCTAGTCAACATATAGAATTCGCACAGATCCTGACAAGAAAACGCCCGGCCTGTCCCATGGCCGGGCGTCCGTATGCGCCGCAGGTGCGGCGGAACTGCGTGGGTGCACCGCAGGCTACTCGCCGCGCCGGACGCTGCCC encodes:
- the yhbH gene encoding sporulation protein YhbH, producing MNETRFRIYREDWSLHRQGQMDQERHMERIREAIRANLAEVVSDESLIASDGQKVVRLPIKALKEYRFRLDWQKQNRVGEGGGAVREGDALGTASGAAGQGAGDGPPGEEVGEEWFETGFTVEDLDEILFADLALPHLEPKRQPDLTAESHEWRDVRPQGLQSNIDKKRTLMEAIKRNRLAGRPALAGISRKDLRFRTWDVARTPQASAVLIFMMDTSGSMGPAEKYVARSLCFWMVRFLRTRYENVRLHFIAHTTEAREVSEEAFFTKGEAGGTRCSSAYEYALQLIDRQYPPDLFNLYAFHFSDGDNLLSDNPRAIALMRQLLERCSLVGYGQIETQPQYLAMPYYQPNTLLSLFQQEIDHPRFVTAQIRDRSEVYAALRAFFHPGHREKGAG
- a CDS encoding SpoVR family protein, whose amino-acid sequence is MAVVRRQPVSDQDLERLARAIEEIVGHARAMGLDFFEMRYEICPPDVLYTFGAYGMPTRFSHWSFGKAYHLLKSQADLGITRIYELVINADPCHAFLLESNSLLENMMVAAHVLAHADFFKNNWRFRETNRQMIHAMSAFAERVRQYERRVGRERVERFLDAGLAVAEQVDPFPSTRPDPRRDLPRFLLDHASGLEEWQRDILSSLREEALYFRPQMETKILNEGWASLWHARIMRHLDLTPAESLEFARLHAAVLAPHPFQLNPYRLGYHLLESIEARYGRDALFEARTVETDLSLVRNHLTPELCEELGLYVYAKQGGRWQVQDTGWEAVRDALVRQLENCGLPYIYAEDDNYQRRGELYLRHGYDGVELDVTHLHQALRHVHHIWGRPVHLETVCDGRRTLYTCDGENVESRAL
- a CDS encoding response regulator transcription factor, producing MSLAMQEQLDTAAVRLQVGTAVAPEVVAHHLMGLLSRRELEVAQLALSGLPSREVARRLYVTVNTVKTHIRHILRKTGTSSRSDLIRRLRDAEERRRSIRTGRSGTVAGRPEVAKRVLERDRVTGLPTQSAFRQRAAELLGTTPAPGLAVVWLEVEGRDFLATADRVAADVAVAQALARTAPMPDLAFRWSESQFLALLPAADRDAARDATMRLALSLGQWASVSGFDLLFSLASASSAEGIASPDELVAAAMRRIPVALRDTA